One Purpureocillium takamizusanense chromosome 1, complete sequence genomic window carries:
- the SEC4 gene encoding GTP-binding protein (COG:U~EggNog:ENOG503NXRR), with product MPNNRNYDFLIKLLLIGDSGVGKSCCLLRFSEDSFTPSFITTIGIDFKIRTIELDGKRVKLQIWDTAGQERFRTITTAYYRGAMGILLVYDVTDERSFNNIRTWFQNVEQHATEGVNKILIGNKCDWEDKRVVSQEQGQALADELGIPFLEVSAKSNINIDKAFYSLAADIKKRLIDNSKSDQPAGAGVNVGDKGEVAGKCC from the exons ATGCCGAACAACCGCAACTACGACTTTCTG ATCAAGTTGCTGCTGATAGGCGACTCCGGTGTCGGCAAGTCGTGCTGCCTCTTGCGTTTCAGCGAAGACTCCTTCACGCCGTccttcatcaccaccatcggcATCGACTTCAAGATTCGCACCATTGAGCTCGATGGCAAGCGTGTCAAGCTGCAGATCTGggacacggccggccaggagCGCTTCCGCACAATCACCACTGCCTACTACCGTGGCGCCATGGGCATTCTGCTAGTTTATGACGTTACCGACGAGCGATCCTTCAACA ACATTCGCACGTGGTTCCAGAATGTCGAGCAGCACGCTACCGAGGGTGTCAACAAGATCTTGATCGGCAACAAGTGCGACTGGGAGGACAAGCGCGTCGTCTCCCAAGAGCAGggccaggccctcgccgacgagctcgggATCCCCTTCCTCGAGGTCTCCGCCAAGAGCAACATCAACATCGACAAGGCCTTCTACAGCCTCGCAGCCGATATCAAGAAGCGCCTCATCGACAACTCCAAGAGCGACCAGCCCGCCGGTGCTGGAGTCAATGTTGGTGACAagggcgaggtcgccggcAAATGCTGCTAA
- a CDS encoding uncharacterized protein (EggNog:ENOG503P5XN), which produces MTPSPARVALLLAPFPSPSRHLAEAALPLFFTRRIHSSSSSSYYSPPRSHKSDKSAWPLLKRRARPPPLHDAGAATKTPSGQELFARLDDAASPTSDTLAIEQQQQQQQQQGLDSAAGPAVAKADSHVMLTIHGLSTNLNASDFYRIAPSSLSSWHSAIKKVQQERDPSTLEPLGRYHVSFSTPAAATVYRDRLVRLHRLARHRMRSATGLWEASTPPHLRSPDVEPAAELAGFTVAPPPSPPSNPSSSSSSPSTTSRVGLDIDKRRVSAGVGAWARRLAGLVGGAEHAHGDKPPVVLLRVYPPTLSAEDLRRRITDDGVTRGCRWKVSPPQCLQPPRHDAQDKEGKEAESTRREATALVSSDRDTPETVRGRFVVVCETEAEARRFHRHWNQRALLVGAAWGVSGVAVSPTTIIVHASIVSW; this is translated from the exons ATGACGCCGTCTCCCGCCCGGGTGGCTCTGCTCCTGGCCCCCttcccgtcgccgtcgaggcacctggccgaggccgcgctgCCATTATTCTTCACGCGCCGCATacactcctcctcctcctcctcctattATTCGCCGCCCCGGAGTCACAAGTCCGACAAGTCTGCTTGGCCGCTGCTCAAGCGTcgcgcccggccgccgccgttacacgatgccggcgccgccaccaagacTCCGTCCGGCCAAGAGCTTTTCGcacgcctcgacgacgccgcgtcACCGACTTCTGATACCCTCGCCAtcgaacagcagcagcagcagcagcagcagcagggcctAGACtcagccgccggccccgcaGTCGCCAAGGCGGACTCGCACGTCATGCTCACGATCCACGGCCTGAGCACCAACCTCAATGCCAGCGACTTCTACCGCATCGCCCCGAGCAGCCTCTCAAGCTGGCACAGCGCCATTAAGAAAG TGCAGCAGGAACGCGATCCCTCCACCCTCGAGCCCCTCGGCCGCTACCACGTCTCCttctcgacgcccgccgccgcaaccgtCTACCGCGACCGCCTCGTGCGCCTGCACCGCCTGGCGCGCCACCGCATGCGCTCCGCCACCGGCCTGTgggaggcgtcgacgccgccgcacctgCGCTCCCCGGACGTCGAGCCCGCCGCTGAGCTCGCCGGCTTTaccgtcgcgccgccgccgtcaccgccctcaaacccctcctcctcctcctcgtcgccgtcgacaacatCGCGTGTGGGCCTCGATATCGATAAGCGCCGGGTCTCCGCCGGTGTCGGcgcgtgggcgaggcggctcgccggcctcgtcggcggggcgGAGCACGCGCACGGCGATAAGCCTCCtgttgtgctgctgcgcgtgtATCCGCCCACGTTGTCCGCTGAGGACTTGCGACGGAGAATcaccgacgatggcgtcacCAGGGGTTGCAGGTGGAAGGTCTCCCCACCACAGTgcctccagccgccgcggcatgATGCTCAGGACAAGGAAGGGAAGGAGGCGGAGTCGACGCGCCGGGAAGCCACGGCCCTAGTCTCCAGCGATCGAGACACGCCAGAGACAGTACGGGGCcgtttcgtcgtcgtctgcgagaccgaggccgaggcacGGCGCTTCCACCGACACTGGAACCAGCGCGCCCTTCTGGTGGGGGCGGCTTGGGGCGTTAGTGGTGTGGCAGTGTCGCCTACGACAATCATTGTCCATGCTTCGATAGTGAGCTGGTAA
- a CDS encoding uncharacterized protein (EggNog:ENOG503P75Q) — MATADYIVRVENHSKGYQNYVFLNDPPALEVGSGAKPKVWPIVWQSNGSAPNSGSVQFTAKAANYAAAGTVKKVLDNNVKVISTIALNVEVKSAVKVGTKAAMELDGSGTPKFNPPYDAVAADSSFAIKTRPYDSITYRNIYCGYGKDDGGGGVTPVAGFMAQPEQLYQITPSLKYFVGVGDQYPGTAVDIDTLEGREIDFTTAKPGQTIATVIQHDDDSFSEPKFSYP; from the exons ATGGCAACCGCCGATTACATTGTCAGGGTTGAAAACCATTCCAAGGGTTACCAAAACTACGTTTTCTTGAACGACCCGCCGGCGTTAGAGGTAGGGTCTGGGGCCAAGCCAAAGGTTTGGCCAATTGTGTGGCAGTCGAACGGTTCGGCCCCCAATTCTGGCTCCGTCCAGTTCACAGCCAAGGCTGCCAACtatgctgccgccggcacggTCAAGAAGGTGCTCGACAACAACGTCAAGGTTATCTCCACCATTGCCCTCAATGTGGAGGTGAAATCTGCCGTCAAGGTGGGCACCAAAGCAGCCATGGAGCTCGACGGCTCTGGCACGCCGAAATTCAATCCTCCCTATGACGCTGTGGCAGCGGACAGCTCCTTCGCCATTAAGACGCGGCCATACGATTCCATCACTTATC GCAATATCTACTGTGGATatggcaaggacgacggcggcggcggcgtcacgccAGTTGCCGGATTCATGGCCCAGCCCGAGCAGTTATACCAGATTACCCCCTCGCTCAAGTACTTTGTCGGAGTTGGAGACCAGTACCCAGGCACTGCCGTCGACATCGATACCTTGGAGGGAAGGGAAATTGATTTTACCACGGCCAAGCCTGGCCAGACCATTGCCACCGTCATTCAGCATGACGATGACTCGTTCTCGGAGCCCAAGTTCAGCTACCCATAA
- the AFG2 gene encoding AAA+-type ATPase (COG:O~EggNog:ENOG503NW8H) has product MAPKYIDAKVRPLANNTGLEKASLQGAARVYVTKDAFLSLTSSSLDSRVCLVEKLAAPPSSAPATAVGAIAGDDEGSAPPPTRREALLCPHPQGMSPNVVQMTRAFIEASGFKLGDPVRIMLAENPAAADGEEVVVEDASTDEDKLTAEARQLPIWKSSWELSLAVSMSRAEQVFPGMVFEGVGVNKFRRTFKVLSVNSQTSNLARFRLASTAVRIVQPGESLIAEPSPAAPGGDLVVTGVPGLTWQVSTLNEFLCGFTRPFWIRDERESCGIVIHGGRGTGKTFILRRIEETNWGRTHWIKPSDKLSTLRETFKQAYASQPSVIFIDGLDKITAKDRANRESVIETLGEELDALSAYAHSNGALPQVVVVATCQDWMADVPEPLQKRSRFFENIALPIPRASERLEILHFLDPPLRADEKDQCLLSISQKTHAYNGDDLAKLILKARRILGTRLDREQARSSHHDESGNGTISSDAGTEKNEGQKEHYLTPDDMEAALRVTRPTAMHDINLKPPTIHWQDVGGQESLKRVLRRMIKITKNWNPATARVVRHPPKGLLLYGPPGCSKTLSAQAMATESGFNFFAVKGAELLNMYVGESERAVRTLFERARAASPSIIFFDEIDSIGGQRAGGGGGSGSSSTGSRSTGAVNMLTTLLTEMDGFESLTGVLILAATNRPEAIDPALLRPGRFDQALYVGVPDRAAREAIFGVHLHGLSLAADVDVPALARLADGYSGAEIKAICNEAGLAALDRFEDDDEAREQQQQQEEGAEDDGRGAPARLEIGMADLVAAIDRTPRNITAAMVEGYEEWRMQFERRM; this is encoded by the exons atggcccccaAGTACATTGACGCCAAGGTCCGGCCGCTAGCCAACAATACGGGCCTCGAAAAGGCGAGCCTCCAGGGCGCCGCTCGCGTCTATGTCACCAAGGACGCCTTCCTCTCCCTCACGTCCAGCAGCCTCGACAGCCGCGTATGCCTCGTCGAGAAGCTTGCCGCGCCTCCAAGCTCTGCCCCTGCCACCGCTGTGGGCGCCATTgcgggcgatgatgagggaagcgcgccgccaccgacaagGCGGGAGGCTCTGCTGTGCCCGCACCCGCAGGGCATGAGCCCCAACGTCGTCCAGATGACGCGCGCATTCATTGAGGCGTCCGGTTTCAAGCTCGGAGATCCGGTGAGGATCATGCTGGCCGAGAACCCTgccgcggcagacggcgaggaggtcgtcgtcgaggatgcgtccacggacgaggacaagttgacggccgaggcgagacAGTTGCCCATTTGGAAGTCATCTTGGGAACTCTCCCTTGCCGTGTCCATGA GTCGCGCGGAACAAGTATTCCCTGGCATGGTGTTCGAGGGAGTCGGCGTCAACAAGTTTCGCCGTACTTTCAAGGTCCTGTCAGTCAACTCACAGACCAGCAACCTCGCAAGATTCCGGCTTGCCTCCACCGCTGTGCGCATCGTTCAGCCCGGCGAATCTCTGATTGCTGagccctcccccgccgcgccaggAGGTGACCTGGTCGTCACGGGAGTGCCCGGTTTGACTTGGCAGGTCAGCACGCTCAATGAGTTCCTCTGCGGCTTTACCCGGCCGTTCTGGATACGAGACGAGCGCGAGTCGTgtggcatcgtcatccacggcggccgtggcacCGGCAAGACATTCATCCTGCGGCGCATCGAGGAGACCAACTGGGGCCGCACCCACTGGATCAAGCCCTCGGACAAGCTATCGACGCTACGCGAGACGTTCAAGCAGGCGTACGCCTCCCAGCCGAGCGTCATTTTCattgacggcctcgacaaaATAACCGCCAAGGACAGGGCCAACCGCGAGTCTGTAATAGAGACTCttggcgaggagctcgacgccctgtCCGCTTACGCGCACTCCAACGGCGCCCTgccgcaggtcgtcgtcgtcgccacgtGCCAGGACTGGATGGCTGATGTTCCCGAGCCGCTCCAGAAGCGCTCCCGTTTCTTCGAGAACATTGCGCTGCCCATTCCGCGCGCCTCTGAGCGCCTCGAGATCCTTCACTTCCTTGACCCGCCGCTCCGCGCAGACGAAAAGGACCAATGCCTGCTTAGCATCTCGCAGAAGACGCACGCTTACAATGGCGATGACCTCGCCAAACTCATTCTCAAGGCCAGAAGGATTCTTGGCACGCGGCTTGACAGGGAGCAAGCCCGGTCAAGTCACCATGACGAATCGGGCAACGGCACTATCTCCTCGGACGCAGGTACAGAGAAGAATGAAGGGCAAAAGGAGCACTACCTCACGCCAGACGACATGGAGGCGGCCCTGCGCGTTACCCGCCCAACGGCCATGCACGACATCAACCTCAAGCCCCCGACCATCCACTGGCAAGACGTAGGTGGGCAGGAATCCCTCAAGCGCGTGTTGAGGCGCATGATCAAGATCACCAAGAACTGGAacccggcgacggctcgcgTCGTGCGCCATCCGCCCAAGGGCCTACTCCTCTACGGGCCCCCCGGCTGTTCCAAGACGCTCTCAGCgcaggccatggccaccgaGTCGGGCTTCAACTTCTTCGCCGtcaagggcgccgagctgctcaacaTGTACGTTGGCGAGTCGGAGCGTGCCGTCCGCACCCTCTTCGAGCGCGCCCGGGCCGCgagcccatccatcatcttcttcgACGAGATCGACTCCAtcggcgggcagcgcgccggcggcggcggcggcagcggttcATCGTCCACCGGCTCCCGTAGCACCGGCGCCGTGAACATGCTCACCACGCTGCTCACCGAGATGGACGGCTTCGAGTCCCTCACGggcgtcctcatcctcgccgccaccaaccggcccgaggccatcgatccggccctcctccgcccgGGCCGCTTCGATCAGGCCCTCTACGTCGGCGTCCCCGAtcgcgccgctcgcgagGCCATCTTCGGCGTCCACCTCCACGGCCTgtccctcgccgcggacGTCGACGTCCCTGCGCTCGcacgcctcgccgacggctaCTCGGGCGCCGAGATCAAGGCCATCTGCAATGAGGCCGGTCTCGCGGCCCTAGACCGCttcgaagacgatgacgaggctcgggagcagcagcagcagcaggaggagggggcggaGGATGACGGGAGGGGTGCCCCGGCCCGGTTGGAGATTGGCATGGCGGACCTGGTGGCCGCCATTGATAGGACGCCGCGGAACATCACCGCCGCGATGGTGGAGGGCTACGAGGAGTGGAGGATGCAGTTTGAGAGGCGGATGTAA
- the PSY2 gene encoding Platinum sensitivity protein (EggNog:ENOG503NV03~BUSCO:EOG09262D0D~COG:G) codes for MMAQPVPHQATDKRRVKVYELRNNDWFDRGTGFCTAAWVSTEDGRKEPRVIVESEDQPERILLETKILKEDGFQKQQETLIVWQEPTSGVDMALSFQEADGCAMIWRFVSNIQHALQNNGTIVDDLSDDLAMEAGAAISLPAAELGNLGEIETAMRMMATSPTGRDGLAKAIMAEDYIGKLIPLVEMAEDLESLPDLHRLCNIMKTILLLNDTTIIEHAVSDDCVLGVVGALEYDPDFPSHKANHRHWLDNQGRFKEVVPIEDDQTRQKIHQTYRLQYLKDVVLARILDDPTFSVMNSLIFFNQVDIVQHLQSNSAFLGELFGIFNARRRDSKKRKEAVLFIQQCCAIAKNIQPPARQTLYNNFLAHGLLQVIHFGLRHSDVAVRVGATDIMISIIDHDPHMIRQTIYRQTNDNQPSLTDSLIDLLLVEVDLGVKSQISEALKVLLDQGMPPQGPEQFAKVNGEYVGRARPQATLDPQQEHFLTRFYERSALKLFKPLLDLQERSDMNFSVQQASMFTYLVEILCFFVRQHHRFSKHFVLNNNLAERICQLLQSPEKYLRLVSVRFIRYLVGLQDEFYTKHLTEKRVFGPILDVLIDTLPRDNLVSSSSLELFEHIKKENLKELVKHLVINYRERLVSLSYLVTFRDLVLRYDQTQGFTANMDYYLESEEDITRKPPPNARLLEHVSIEAAEDEYWNTSDPEDEEEEHHGEESVKTLPSNGPVTPSKPLVDYPSDEDSDETGNAEDGEKSTEAPDASAPAETVSPTQEPEAPALVAPPERLSEKRRREEDEEDELGKLMQNKRRSSGSSEPNSSASPRGSSRRNSFSPNSGNGGSKKISISLSTALKTGGDSRSGDDS; via the exons atgatggcaCAGCCGGTGCCTCATCAGGCGACGGATAAGAGGCGCGTCAAGGTCTACGAGCTGCGCAACAATGACTGGTTTGACCGCGGCACCGGCTTCTGCACCGCGGCTTGGGTGTCG ACCGAGGATGGCCGCAAGGAACCGCGCGTCATTGTCGAATCCGAGGATCAACCCGAGCGCATCCTATTAGAGACTAAGATTCTCAAGGAAGATGGTTTCCAGAAGCAGCAAG AGACCCTCATCGTCTGGCAGGAGCCCACCAGCGGCGTTGACATGGCCCTCAGCTTTCAAGAAGCTGACGGCTGCGCAATGATATG GCGATTTGTGAGCAACATTCAACATGCTTTGCAGAACAATGGCACCATAGTCG ATGACCTGTCGGACGATCTCGCCATGGAAGCTGGAGCAGCCATCAGTctcccggccgccgagcttggAAACCTGGGCGAGATTGAAACGGCGATGCGCATGATGGCCACCTCACCTACAGgtcgcgacggcctcgccaaggccatcatggctGAAGACTACATCGGCAAGCTCATCCCACTTGTCGAGATGGCGGAAGACCTCGAAAGCCTACCTGATCTGCACCGACTATGCAACATCATGAAGACGATTCTTCTCCTCAACGACACAACCATCATTGAGCACGCCGTCTCGGATGACTGCGTTCTCGGCGTTGTCGGCGCTCTCGAGTACGACCCAGACTTTCCAAGCCACAAGGCTAACCACCGTCACTGGCTCGACAATCAGGGTCGCTTCAAGGAGGTCGTACCCATCGAAGACGACCAGACACGCCAGAAGATCCACCAGACGTACCGACTGCAGTACTTGAAGGACGTGGTGCTGGCCCGCATCCTCGATGATCCCACATTCTCGGTCATGAACTCGTTGATTTTCTTCAACCAGGTCGACATTGTTCAGCATCTGCAGTCTAACTCTGCGTTCCTGGGAGAGCTGTTTGGCATCTTCAatgcccgtcgtcgcgatTCGAAGAAGCGGAAAGAGGCTGTACTGTTTATTCAGCAGTGCTGTGCCATAGCTAAGAACATCCAACCGCCTGCCCGACAGACCCTGTATAACAACTTCCTCGCTCACGGCCTGCTCCAGGTCATTCATTTCGGCCTGAGACATAGCGATGTCGCGGTCCGCGTGGGAGCCACGGATATCATGATCTCGATCATCGACCACGATCCGCACATGATCCGCCAGACGATTTACCGACAGACGAATGATAACCAGCCGTCACTGACGGACTCTCTCATCGACCTCTTGCTTGTTGAGGTTGATTTGGGTGTCAAATCGCAAATCTCCGAAGCGCTCAAGGTGCTTCTCGACCAAGGCATGCCGCCGCAAGGCCCGGAGCAATTCGCCAAGGTCAACGGCGAATACGTGGGACGGGCGCGTCCGCAGGCGACGCTGGACCCGCAGCAGGAGCACTTCCTGACCCGGTTTTACGAACGCTCCGCGTTGAAGCTGTTCAAGCCCTTGCTCGACCTCCAAGAGCGGAGTGACATGAACTTTTCTGTGCAGCAGGCCTCCATGTTCACCTACCTCGTGGAGATTCTGTGCTTCTTTGTGCGGCAACATCACCGATTTAGCAAGCATTTTGTCCTGAACAATAACCTGGCAGAGCGAATTTGCCAACTGCTGCAGAGTCCCGAGAAGTATTTGCGGCTTG TCTCGGTCAGGTTCATCCGGTACCTGGTCGGACTCCAGGACGAATTTTACACAAAGCATCTAACGGAGAAGAGAGTGTTTGGCCCTATTTTGGATGTGCTCATTGATACCCTGCCGAGAGACAACTTGGTCAGCTCTTCGTCCCTGGAGCTATTCGAGCACATCAAGAAGGAGAACCTCAAGGAGCTGGTGAAACATTTGGTCATCAACTACCGCGAGCGGCTAGTCAGCCTCAGTTACCTGGTCACGTTCCGCGACCTGGTGTTGCGCTACGACCAAACACAGGGCTTCACGGCCAACATGGACTACTACCTAGAGAGCGAGGAGGACATCACCAGGAAACCACCCCCGAATGCGAGGCTCTTGGAGCACGTGTCCAttgaggcggccgaggatgagTACTGGAACACCTCGGACccggaagacgaggaggaagagcacCACGGGGAAGAGTCCGTGAAGACCCTGCCGTCGAACGGCCCCGTGACTCCCTCCAAACCGTTGGTCGATTACCCATCCGATGAAGACAGCGACGAGACTGGCAATGCCGAAGATGGTGAGAAGTCCACTGAAGCCCCAGACgcgagcgcgccggccgaAACCGTTTCGCCGACTCAAGAGCCCGAGGCTCCTGCTTTGGTAGCTCCGCCGGAGCGACTATCCGAaaagcgccgccgcgaagaggacgaagaggacgagctTGGCAAGCTGATGCAGAACAAGCGACGCAGTAGCGGCTCATCTGAGCCCAATtccagcgcgtcgccgaggggcaGCTCTCGGCGCAACAGCTTCAGCCCCAACAGCGGCAACGGTGGCTCCAAGAAGATTTCCATCAGCCTCTCCACGGCATTGAAGACAGGCGGCGATTCACgctcgggcgacgactcCTAG
- a CDS encoding uncharacterized protein (EggNog:ENOG503P85A), translating into MSIFSGIRKSRQQAKEHNAKLAEQKKQEEEKIPYKHVPTHAATDAFASAPPSWREADRPRIVEQNRRRSAMAASGHHMNMPGVPRVGSSLSHVSYPGQGVTPTVRLPRAYSYNGVSPYAMHGREVVYSVQDGSYSQPQLKGKESIRGVGYDQQRISPTPSKGDDPSPVESSAGSTSSQDDLEMRSARPAATRPTEVVTHRLHPAHKRRTSDASVERLALTNSAKGIGFSHYGRDSRPPPSMRGFASINQVAAPLPAPVAVAPTVMAQTQPLNLQVPAAGSSASSTDQTSRQSSTTSLPGLTPASSRPALSVPTTPAVTTATQSEYSLSWSQSAEPDFTSAAEHASEAPTAPQTRSKERRPARTARFSELERIDSMGSETMQGRSSAPIPPPVAHEDIINIFPEPASMPEPVTSSSNKSKRLSKSGGKLLKKSRWYSSKPSAVAV; encoded by the exons atgTCCATCTTCTCAGGAATTCGCAAGAGCCGTcagcaggccaaggagcaCAATGCCAAGCTCGCAGAACAAAAAAagcaggaagaggagaagatACCCTACAAGCATGTACCGACACACGCCGCCACAGACGCCTtcgccagcgcgccgccgagttgGCGGGAGGCGGACCGCCCTCGTATTGTCGAACAAAaccggaggaggagcgcaatGGCAGCCAGTGGCCACCACATGAATATGCCTGGCGTTCCTCGCGTCGGCAGCAGTCTGTCTCACGTTTCCTATCCGGGACAAGGGGTCACCCCAACCGTTCGTCTACCTCGGGCCTACAGCTACAACGGAGTGTCGCCTTATGCAATGCATGGTCGAGAGGTCGTATACTCAGTTCAGGACGGTTCGTACTCTCAGCCGCAGTTGAAGGGCAAGGAAAGCATCAGGGGGGTTGGCTACGACCAGCAACGCATAAGCCCAACCCCTAGCAAAG GAGACGACCCCTCACCAGTAGAGAGCTCGGCGGGGTCCACCAGCTCTCAGGACGACCTCGAAATGCGTTCAGCCCGGCCTGCCGCGACGAGACCGACGGAAGTAGTGACGCACCGATTGCACCCCGCTCACAAGCGACGTACATCAGACGCCTCGGTCGAGAGGCTGGCCTTGACGAACTCGGCAAAGGGCATTGGCTTCTCTCACTACGGCCGAGACTCgcgtccaccaccatcaatGAGAGGATTTGCCTCTATCAACCAAGTCGCCGCCCCTCTTCCTGCGCCTGTGGCTGTTGCCCCTACAGTCATGGCTCAGACACAACCGCTCAACCTTCAAGTACCCGCAGCTGGGTCGTCAGCATCTAGCACTGATCAGACGTCGCGTCAATCTTCCACCACTTCCCTTCCAGGCCTCACacctgcgtcgtcgaggccggccctGTCAGTTCCTACAACTCCCGCAGTTACAACCGCCACACAGAGCGAGTATTCGTTGAGTTGGAGCCAAAGCGCTGAACCAGACTTCACAAGTGCTGCGGAGCACGCCAGTGAGGCCCCTACAGCTCCTCAGACGAGAAGCAAGGAGAGGAGGCCGGCTAGGACAGCTCGCTTCTCGGAGTTGGAGCGTATCGATTCGATGGGGTCAGAGACGATGCAGGGGAGAAGCTCAGCCCCGATTCCACCTCCAGTCGCACACGAGGACATCATCAACATATTTCCCGAGCCGGCGTCAATGCCTGAGCCTGTCACCTCATCGAGCAACAAAAGCAAGAGATTGTCGaagagcggcggcaagctgctgAAAAAGTCACGCTGGTACAGCTCTAAGCCTTCGGCAGTTGCCGTCTAA